A genomic window from Fibrobacterota bacterium includes:
- a CDS encoding aspartate ammonia-lyase, producing MRLEHDSLGQVEVDDDWPYGAHTFRARANFPLSNDRIHPTVFRALVEVKLAAAIANAKAGHLDPVRYEVIEKVCRGLLEGDRLVSPPLHPLQGGAGTSTNMAANEIVAFHANRLLRESGSDLVVDALDHVNLSQSTNDAYPTAGKIALLRGLARAEEAAKQLQASLLAKERAFADVVKMGRTELQDAIPLSLGQEFGAWAEAVARLRWRLEKARDWIREVNLGGTAIGTGMNASREYSRQVVGILAEITHLPICRARNLIDATANADALVEASGILRTGAVSVKKICADLRLLASGPHSGLGEIHLAAVQAGSSIMPGKVNPVICESVEQVCIQVMAQDMAVGMAVSESQLELPQFLPLVFHNLLMGCELFANALTMLAGCVDALEARRDDIKKRLDNGVAMATLLARHLGHEVVDGILTECARAGRDLLDVLRERRLVTEELLADLQDPVSRLGSGSIQVRKRKTP from the coding sequence ATGCGCTTAGAACACGACAGCCTCGGCCAAGTCGAAGTGGATGACGATTGGCCTTACGGTGCCCACACGTTTCGCGCCCGCGCGAATTTTCCTTTGTCCAACGATCGAATCCACCCGACGGTTTTCCGTGCGCTGGTGGAAGTGAAGCTCGCCGCCGCGATTGCCAACGCCAAGGCGGGCCACCTGGACCCTGTTCGCTACGAGGTCATCGAAAAAGTTTGCAGGGGACTTCTCGAGGGCGATCGGCTTGTGTCCCCACCCCTCCATCCCTTGCAAGGCGGAGCGGGAACCTCCACGAACATGGCGGCCAACGAAATCGTCGCCTTCCACGCCAATCGTCTGCTGCGCGAAAGTGGGTCGGATCTGGTGGTGGATGCCTTGGATCATGTCAATCTGTCGCAGTCGACCAACGACGCCTACCCCACCGCCGGGAAGATCGCCCTTTTGCGAGGACTGGCCCGCGCGGAAGAAGCCGCCAAGCAATTGCAAGCCTCGCTGTTGGCCAAGGAGCGCGCTTTCGCGGACGTGGTGAAGATGGGGCGCACCGAACTCCAGGATGCCATTCCTCTTTCGTTGGGCCAGGAGTTCGGCGCTTGGGCGGAAGCGGTCGCGCGCTTGCGATGGCGGCTGGAAAAGGCCCGCGATTGGATCCGCGAAGTGAACCTGGGCGGAACGGCGATCGGAACGGGCATGAACGCTTCACGGGAGTATTCCCGGCAGGTGGTGGGCATCCTCGCGGAGATCACGCACCTGCCCATCTGCCGGGCTCGCAACCTGATCGACGCCACTGCCAACGCGGATGCTCTAGTGGAAGCATCTGGCATCTTGCGCACCGGTGCGGTGTCGGTCAAGAAGATCTGCGCGGATCTGCGTTTGCTGGCCTCCGGGCCGCACTCCGGCTTGGGCGAGATCCATCTGGCGGCTGTGCAAGCGGGCTCCTCGATCATGCCCGGCAAGGTCAATCCGGTGATCTGCGAATCCGTGGAACAAGTCTGCATCCAGGTGATGGCCCAAGACATGGCCGTAGGCATGGCGGTATCGGAAAGCCAATTGGAGCTACCCCAGTTCTTGCCGTTGGTGTTCCACAATCTCCTGATGGGATGCGAACTTTTCGCCAACGCGCTGACCATGCTGGCAGGCTGCGTAGATGCGCTGGAAGCGCGGCGCGACGACATCAAGAAGCGTCTGGACAATGGCGTGGCGATGGCCACTCTGCTGGCTCGCCACCTGGGCCACGAGGTGGTGGACGGGATCCTCACGGAGTGCGCCCGAGCAGGCCGTGATCTGTTGGATGTGCTCCGCGAGCGCCGGCTGGTGACGGAAGAACTGCTTGCGGATCTGCAGGATCCGGTCTCCAGGCTGGGCAGCGGGAGCATCCAGGTTCGGAAAAGGAAAACCCCATGA
- a CDS encoding 4Fe-4S binding protein, which yields MALEPLIDLDEAKCVNCHACIAACPVKFCNDATGDVVKIRHDTCIGCGECIKACTHQARLPKDDTTRFFQDLAAGVPMITIAAPAIASSFPGQYLNLNGWLASLGVTASFDVSFGAELTVRSYLEHVQKNSPQLVIAQPCPAIVNYIELNEPKLLPHLAPADSPMVHIMKMIRREHPEYSRHKFAVLSPCVAKKREFLATGHGDYNVTMARLREEIKARNIDLSRYPEIDYANPPAERAVLFSTPGGLLRTAERWNPAIGNVSRKIEGPHTIYEYLHELADHVGKPGTPLLVDCLNCELGCNAGTGTDNTAADRDQIEHHIEERNRKMVAKHRRRGPLSGWRTRRSLEKMVAKSWAPGVFGRSYVDRSASARLRIPTPKEHEAILASMGKHSEKDIYNCNSCGYGRCEDMATAIHNGLNKAENCHHYLQTKCRENSMKMVEERVTARTQVLEEMESFQKEATLKLESKLESASRSMSEMSVTIREIARSTDDARNITRATSKMAENVSNLIGRLETSADEISNVTDTISQVAGQTQLLALNAKIESARAGEAGRGFSVVADEVKQLARSTAQSTGMVGAKVAELQGSVTTAVSEVRQIVGSIDQTSGLVQSIAAAIEQQSNSFAEVARDIEQVSAYARDTAQQVRKMAAGD from the coding sequence ATGGCCTTAGAACCTCTCATCGATCTCGATGAAGCCAAGTGCGTCAACTGCCATGCCTGCATCGCGGCCTGCCCCGTGAAGTTCTGCAACGACGCCACCGGCGATGTCGTCAAAATCCGTCACGACACGTGCATCGGGTGCGGCGAATGCATCAAGGCCTGCACCCACCAGGCACGCTTGCCCAAGGACGACACGACCCGCTTCTTCCAGGACCTCGCCGCCGGCGTCCCGATGATCACCATCGCGGCCCCCGCCATCGCCAGTTCTTTTCCCGGCCAATACCTGAACCTCAATGGTTGGCTCGCCTCGCTGGGAGTCACGGCCTCCTTCGATGTGAGCTTTGGGGCCGAACTTACGGTTCGCAGCTACCTGGAACATGTCCAGAAGAATTCTCCTCAGTTGGTGATCGCCCAGCCTTGCCCGGCCATCGTGAACTACATCGAGCTCAACGAGCCCAAGCTCCTGCCGCATCTGGCCCCCGCCGACAGCCCCATGGTCCATATCATGAAGATGATCCGCCGCGAGCATCCGGAATACTCGCGCCACAAGTTCGCGGTGCTTTCGCCGTGCGTGGCCAAAAAACGCGAATTCCTCGCCACCGGCCATGGCGACTACAACGTGACCATGGCGCGGTTGCGCGAAGAGATCAAGGCGCGGAACATCGATCTCTCCCGCTATCCCGAAATCGATTACGCCAATCCGCCCGCCGAACGCGCGGTGCTGTTTTCCACTCCCGGTGGCTTGCTGCGCACCGCCGAGCGCTGGAACCCAGCGATCGGGAACGTTTCCCGCAAGATCGAAGGCCCCCACACCATCTACGAATACCTCCACGAACTGGCCGACCACGTGGGCAAACCCGGCACGCCGCTTTTGGTGGATTGTCTCAACTGCGAGCTGGGATGCAATGCGGGAACCGGCACCGACAACACCGCCGCCGACCGCGACCAGATCGAGCACCACATCGAGGAACGCAACCGCAAGATGGTGGCCAAACACCGCCGCCGAGGTCCGCTCTCCGGTTGGCGCACGCGTCGCTCCCTGGAGAAGATGGTTGCGAAATCCTGGGCGCCCGGCGTGTTCGGCAGATCCTACGTGGATCGCAGCGCCAGCGCGAGGTTACGCATCCCGACCCCCAAGGAACACGAGGCCATTCTGGCTTCGATGGGCAAGCACTCGGAAAAAGACATCTACAACTGCAACTCCTGCGGCTACGGGCGCTGCGAAGACATGGCCACAGCCATCCACAACGGACTGAACAAGGCCGAAAATTGTCACCACTACCTGCAGACCAAATGCAGGGAAAATTCGATGAAGATGGTGGAAGAGCGCGTGACCGCCCGCACCCAGGTGTTGGAAGAGATGGAGTCCTTCCAGAAGGAAGCCACCCTCAAGCTGGAATCCAAGCTGGAAAGCGCATCGCGTTCCATGTCGGAAATGTCCGTGACCATCCGTGAAATCGCCCGAAGTACGGATGATGCCCGCAACATCACACGCGCCACTTCCAAGATGGCGGAAAATGTCTCCAACCTGATCGGTCGGCTGGAAACCTCCGCCGACGAAATCAGCAATGTCACGGACACCATCTCCCAAGTTGCCGGCCAGACCCAGCTTTTGGCCCTCAACGCCAAGATCGAGTCCGCACGGGCCGGCGAGGCGGGGCGCGGATTTTCCGTGGTGGCAGACGAAGTCAAGCAACTGGCCCGCTCCACGGCCCAGTCCACCGGCATGGTGGGTGCCAAGGTCGCCGAACTGCAGGGCTCTGTCACCACCGCGGTGTCGGAAGTGCGCCAGATCGTGGGAAGCATCGACCAAACCTCCGGCCTGGTGCAGTCGATCGCGGCGGCCATCGAGCAGCAATCGAATTCCTTCGCGGAGGTCGCACGCGACATCGAGCAGGTTTCCGCCTACGCCCGCGACACCGCCCAGCAGGTTCGGAAGATGGCCGCTGGCGACTGA
- a CDS encoding ATP-binding protein, with product MERSVRGYLEELLGLFPVVAILGPRQCGKTTILDSIAADGWTRIDLERQADRTRVERDPDLFFRMASGRVAIDEAQELPSLFPALRVAVDADRQTPGRFLLTGSVSPVLVKSLHESLAGRVAVLELGPFTALEAHGEPATPFARSLGSIADLLSLKPRLTETQLHDSWLRGGFPEPWLKGAERFRELWCENYFRSILDRDLPRLAPGLDVQRFRTFVQTLALASGEILNQSDLGRAVGVSQPTIRDWLQLCDGTFLWRHLPAWDRHSTKRLVKHPKGYLRDSGLLHHLLRIRSIEDLTSHPRMGNLWEGFVSEQILSQLAHAGVAVRAFHYRTGAGAEVDLVLEGSFGTIPVEIKYAETGDPRKWRALKGFVEDQNCRVGILVDNGIGTRQLDDRIVAIPACCL from the coding sequence ATGGAACGATCCGTGCGGGGATATTTGGAGGAGCTGCTGGGACTGTTCCCGGTTGTGGCCATTCTGGGGCCTCGGCAGTGTGGAAAGACCACGATCCTGGATTCCATTGCCGCCGATGGATGGACTCGCATCGATTTGGAGCGCCAAGCGGATCGCACGAGGGTGGAACGCGACCCGGATCTGTTTTTCCGCATGGCCAGTGGACGCGTGGCGATCGACGAAGCCCAGGAGCTGCCTTCGTTGTTTCCGGCGTTGCGTGTGGCGGTGGATGCCGATCGACAGACTCCGGGACGGTTCCTTCTGACAGGTTCTGTCTCGCCGGTGTTGGTCAAGAGCCTGCATGAAAGCCTGGCGGGGAGGGTGGCCGTGTTGGAGCTGGGACCGTTCACGGCATTGGAAGCCCATGGAGAGCCGGCTACGCCGTTTGCGAGGTCGCTGGGATCCATCGCGGATTTGCTTTCGCTGAAGCCCCGGCTGACGGAAACGCAATTGCACGACTCATGGCTTCGCGGCGGCTTCCCGGAGCCATGGCTCAAGGGGGCTGAACGCTTTCGAGAGCTTTGGTGCGAAAACTATTTCCGATCCATCCTGGATCGCGATCTGCCACGTCTGGCGCCGGGATTGGATGTGCAACGGTTTCGCACGTTCGTGCAGACCTTGGCGTTGGCTTCCGGAGAGATTCTCAACCAATCCGATCTGGGGCGTGCCGTCGGGGTAAGCCAACCCACGATTCGCGATTGGTTGCAGCTGTGCGATGGAACGTTCCTTTGGAGGCATCTGCCCGCATGGGATCGGCACAGCACCAAGCGATTGGTCAAGCACCCGAAAGGGTATCTGCGCGACAGTGGATTGCTGCACCACTTGCTGCGGATCCGATCGATCGAGGACTTGACGTCCCATCCGCGAATGGGGAACCTCTGGGAGGGATTCGTCTCTGAGCAGATTTTATCGCAACTTGCGCACGCTGGCGTGGCGGTTCGCGCATTCCACTACAGGACCGGTGCAGGTGCGGAGGTGGATCTGGTGTTGGAGGGATCGTTTGGAACGATCCCAGTAGAAATCAAGTATGCGGAAACCGGAGATCCACGCAAGTGGAGGGCCTTGAAAGGGTTCGTGGAAGATCAGAATTGCCGGGTGGGAATCCTGGTGGACAACGGGATCGGGACGCGTCAGTTGGATGATCGCATCGTGGCGATCCCCGCGTGCTGTCTATGA
- a CDS encoding right-handed parallel beta-helix repeat-containing protein, which yields MRIFPVFALFVATLEAATYHVSSRSGDDSRTATEAMDASTPWRTLERLDSVVLRPGDSVLLRRGDTLRGTLTPRQSAGSWPTPLHIGSYGEKPDRPWIFGSVALDGWSRSSTYPGAWETTGPVATRAFLLSVDGRVRRAARLPDTGWFPIRKPEGDSAFEASDLPAGDWTGAWIHLKSTAWNLDGRRIASQSGKRIALSVAAFKPLTEGWGWFVAGVPQALSGDDQWAQDSVSGRVWWRPALGEDPAKVRAQLGIRPCGIYLRGGRHDIQIRGIGFSGQTENGICGEGSSRIDVREVLVRGVDQWGARLWGRENSIRDSRVQGATTGGFGILGPKGILERDTVMDIGRHASLGPQGYGRECCGGRGLQLNGDSGILRRSVVRWTAWSGVHFSGKDQLLEENVVDSAVQEQNDGGGLYTYSKNYADSNGVRTRLWRNIVRDTRGNTQGASHYRQGQGIYLDLAVSGMSIRENTVSGCQDGVLMHDNRGDTVVGNLFHGNQLALQVYRDTTIHELMEGNRFDSNLVVSYEGQATKRIDIVTPNPPPSVGVSANTECRIDPVETVCSQEGRASLRVARIGVSERPGDLFPVTNGYGVRGWQGYPATVKLSRRTEDGTDSVSFDVRYTDTVSKPTGLVLHVAGATVTAGELQVLTFSGKAFAPGMRVRVQPLMGHTPYRRLAEFGDFDLDTVWKSYRMVFRITESDTNARVDFQLRGADWALSLRAIRWSRLDTTQVQSGPRALLTVSDWPLSVAPRVGTGSWVDAWGRASSEMVGPYQGAVRFRDDEGTPIGPRSIARSPLRLWIARGQLHLEGESGRAGVVRCRVMDARGRTLLGEEVAIDSGKWNARWEWPRGVHLGWIRVETPDGDRQTTAMWGR from the coding sequence ATGCGGATCTTCCCCGTTTTTGCGCTGTTCGTTGCGACCTTGGAGGCGGCGACCTACCACGTTTCTTCGCGATCGGGAGATGACTCCCGAACGGCGACCGAGGCGATGGACGCGTCTACCCCATGGCGCACATTGGAGAGGTTGGACTCCGTCGTCTTGCGGCCCGGGGATTCCGTTTTGCTGCGCCGGGGCGACACCTTGCGAGGCACGCTTACCCCCCGCCAATCGGCAGGCTCGTGGCCCACGCCCCTCCACATCGGATCCTATGGAGAAAAGCCGGATCGCCCTTGGATCTTCGGAAGCGTCGCGTTGGACGGATGGTCCCGCTCCAGCACGTACCCCGGCGCTTGGGAGACGACAGGTCCTGTCGCCACGCGCGCGTTCCTGCTTTCCGTGGATGGCAGGGTCCGCCGCGCCGCGCGCCTGCCCGATACGGGCTGGTTTCCCATCAGGAAGCCGGAAGGCGACAGCGCCTTCGAGGCGTCGGACCTTCCCGCAGGCGATTGGACCGGAGCTTGGATCCATCTCAAATCGACCGCATGGAATCTGGATGGACGGCGGATCGCCTCGCAATCGGGAAAACGGATCGCTCTTTCGGTCGCGGCCTTCAAGCCGCTGACCGAAGGCTGGGGATGGTTTGTCGCGGGTGTTCCGCAAGCCCTGTCCGGCGACGACCAATGGGCGCAGGATTCCGTTTCCGGCAGGGTCTGGTGGCGTCCTGCGTTGGGGGAGGATCCCGCCAAGGTTCGCGCCCAACTGGGTATCCGGCCCTGCGGAATCTACCTGCGCGGTGGTCGCCACGACATCCAGATCCGAGGGATCGGGTTTTCCGGCCAGACAGAAAACGGCATCTGCGGAGAGGGAAGTTCGCGCATCGACGTGCGCGAAGTGCTGGTACGCGGTGTCGATCAATGGGGCGCGCGTTTGTGGGGGCGCGAGAACTCCATCCGCGACAGCCGCGTGCAAGGGGCGACCACGGGAGGGTTCGGAATCCTGGGTCCCAAAGGAATCCTGGAACGCGACACCGTGATGGACATCGGTCGGCACGCTTCGCTCGGTCCACAGGGATATGGAAGAGAATGCTGCGGAGGACGCGGATTGCAGCTCAACGGCGATTCGGGCATTCTGCGGCGCTCGGTCGTGCGATGGACCGCTTGGTCGGGTGTGCACTTTTCCGGCAAGGACCAATTGCTGGAAGAAAACGTTGTGGACAGCGCCGTGCAGGAACAAAACGATGGCGGAGGTCTCTACACGTACTCCAAGAACTACGCGGATTCCAACGGGGTGAGGACCCGACTGTGGCGCAACATCGTGCGCGACACCCGTGGCAATACCCAGGGGGCCTCGCATTATCGGCAAGGCCAGGGCATCTACCTGGATCTTGCGGTTTCGGGGATGAGCATCCGGGAGAACACCGTTTCCGGATGCCAGGACGGCGTGCTGATGCACGACAATCGAGGGGATACCGTCGTGGGGAATCTCTTCCACGGAAACCAGTTGGCGTTGCAGGTGTACCGCGACACCACCATCCACGAACTCATGGAAGGGAACCGGTTCGATTCCAACCTGGTGGTTTCCTACGAGGGTCAGGCGACAAAGCGCATCGACATCGTGACACCGAACCCGCCGCCGTCGGTGGGTGTTTCGGCAAACACGGAATGTCGGATCGATCCGGTGGAAACCGTCTGCAGCCAGGAGGGGCGTGCGTCCCTGCGAGTGGCCAGAATCGGCGTGTCGGAGCGGCCCGGTGATTTGTTTCCGGTGACCAATGGCTACGGAGTGCGGGGATGGCAGGGGTATCCCGCCACGGTGAAGCTTTCCAGGCGAACGGAAGACGGGACGGATTCCGTCTCCTTCGATGTGCGCTACACCGACACCGTCTCCAAGCCGACCGGCTTGGTGCTCCATGTCGCGGGCGCCACCGTGACAGCGGGGGAATTGCAGGTGTTGACATTTTCCGGCAAGGCGTTCGCGCCGGGAATGCGCGTGCGCGTCCAGCCTCTGATGGGCCATACGCCATACCGCCGGCTGGCCGAGTTTGGTGATTTCGATCTGGATACGGTCTGGAAGTCCTACCGCATGGTGTTTCGGATCACGGAATCCGATACCAATGCCCGCGTGGATTTCCAGCTGCGCGGTGCGGATTGGGCTCTGTCGCTGCGCGCCATCCGCTGGTCGCGCCTGGACACCACCCAGGTTCAATCCGGACCTCGTGCCCTGCTGACCGTTTCAGACTGGCCCCTATCGGTGGCGCCGCGCGTGGGAACGGGAAGTTGGGTCGATGCCTGGGGTCGTGCATCAAGCGAGATGGTAGGGCCCTACCAAGGTGCGGTGCGGTTTCGCGACGATGAGGGAACCCCGATCGGGCCGCGATCCATCGCCCGCTCCCCTTTGCGCCTGTGGATCGCACGGGGGCAGTTGCATTTGGAAGGCGAGTCGGGAAGAGCCGGGGTGGTGCGGTGCCGCGTGATGGATGCCCGAGGACGCACGCTCCTTGGCGAAGAGGTGGCGATCGATTCCGGGAAGTGGAACGCCCGGTGGGAATGGCCGCGCGGGGTCCATCTGGGCTGGATTCGCGTGGAGACGCCGGATGGAGATCGCCAGACCACGGCCATGTGGGGGCGATGA
- a CDS encoding TIGR02147 family protein, with protein MAFYSKTEIKDVMDHLPIRLFDYTDYRSFLKDALQALKEKDPKFSQRWVLQRLGLRSSGWLADLLAGRRKLSRPQAALFSQILSLSAREELYFQTLVDYDQAKTLAEKNRCYEKLLTFHEIPKDLIDPDRFEYFSHWWIPAVREYLLVEPFRGDAERLASRMRPTITPAQAKSAVDVLERLGMVKRYASGELRPSVEHVKKQSQFSAPVHYYRYLKAQMELGMGAMESTPKEERDISAVTVTLSEEGFSKLREELKELRQRMIQLSEAENRKFWKGVDGDSRRVFQAVLQLFPVTTTRNAKEGKS; from the coding sequence ATGGCATTCTACTCTAAGACAGAGATCAAGGACGTCATGGACCACCTTCCCATCAGGCTATTCGACTACACGGATTACCGATCCTTCCTGAAGGACGCCTTGCAGGCGTTGAAGGAAAAGGACCCGAAGTTCTCCCAGCGCTGGGTCCTCCAACGGCTGGGTTTGCGCTCCTCGGGTTGGCTTGCCGATCTCTTGGCCGGGCGCAGGAAGCTATCGCGTCCGCAGGCGGCGCTGTTCTCGCAAATCTTGTCGCTTTCGGCCCGCGAGGAGCTGTACTTCCAGACTCTGGTGGATTACGACCAAGCCAAGACCCTGGCGGAAAAGAACCGCTGTTACGAGAAGCTCCTCACCTTCCATGAGATTCCCAAGGACCTGATCGATCCGGATCGGTTCGAGTACTTCAGCCACTGGTGGATTCCCGCTGTGCGGGAGTACCTGCTGGTGGAGCCCTTTCGGGGGGATGCCGAGCGGTTGGCCAGCCGGATGCGTCCGACCATCACCCCTGCCCAGGCCAAATCGGCGGTGGATGTGCTGGAGCGACTGGGCATGGTCAAGCGGTACGCGTCGGGCGAATTGCGGCCGTCGGTGGAGCACGTGAAAAAGCAGAGCCAGTTTTCCGCTCCGGTGCATTACTATCGGTATCTGAAGGCGCAGATGGAGCTTGGCATGGGGGCGATGGAATCGACCCCCAAGGAAGAGCGGGACATTTCCGCCGTCACGGTCACCCTGAGCGAGGAAGGTTTCTCGAAACTGCGCGAGGAACTCAAGGAGTTGCGACAGAGAATGATCCAGCTATCGGAAGCGGAGAACAGGAAGTTCTGGAAGGGAGTGGACGGGGATTCCCGCCGCGTGTTCCAGGCTGTTTTGCAATTGTTTCCGGTGACCACCACGCGAAACGCGAAGGAGGGCAAGTCATGA
- a CDS encoding beta-xylosidase — MPSPLDFHTHHAAFGAYGSFTLGHLRAGGGLNVHDGRAPHQGGVHVGYGRASEGMTLLPFSVPSPVDLSAFTSEEGKPTQQPSFQVVPDDLLSRKLEWGTDTWSAPGFSLRIATPFGVVPDPRAEGWEALREHILPAIWVELELDNRSSDEEAIVFFGVAPGDTGAAELDHPKLVGATCQGRFGLATERDHMARPYAGFSGPSCFDSQLGLHTPHWLGGTWGVSWTVPARQQATLRVAVGWYHAGQATSGLSTTYAYTRLWPDIESVLAEAISQQDAAWRTARERDQELSNLSPARKFLLAHATRGYFGNSQLLADCAGDPVYVVNEGEYCMINTLDLSVDQGFFEARFFPWAIREILDLAAHRHSFLDHLKTSDDTTLHEGGISFAHDMGVRNQFSAPGTSSYEYPNLEGCFSHMTFEQACNFALCAAQYLTASNDLSWVRGNTELLERLLESLQRREHPLASHRRGTPMTDSVRCGTGTEITTYDSLDPALAQTRQNLYTTVKLWAAYLALEKILATVASPLAPIARAAALRSARAVKEWPEVDGLLPAIADGRNGSAILPAVEGLIYPLWWKDLESVSRTGPFGKMIQRLEKHLEESLQRGLCRFPDGSWRLSSTSENSWLSKVFLAQTVAERVFGSTKDLRADAAHVRWLAPGSASTGFTDQIIAGKGIGSRYYPRGVTAILFLN; from the coding sequence ATGCCCTCACCGCTCGATTTTCATACCCACCACGCGGCCTTCGGCGCCTATGGCAGTTTCACTCTGGGCCATTTGCGTGCCGGAGGTGGATTGAACGTCCACGATGGTCGCGCTCCCCACCAAGGCGGGGTCCACGTGGGATATGGCCGTGCCAGCGAAGGCATGACCCTGCTTCCCTTCTCCGTTCCCTCGCCGGTGGATCTCTCCGCCTTCACCAGTGAAGAAGGCAAACCCACCCAGCAGCCCTCGTTCCAAGTGGTCCCGGATGACTTGCTTTCCCGCAAGCTGGAATGGGGCACCGACACCTGGAGCGCTCCCGGATTCTCCTTGCGGATCGCCACCCCGTTCGGGGTCGTGCCGGATCCCCGCGCCGAGGGCTGGGAGGCGTTGCGTGAACACATCCTCCCCGCGATCTGGGTGGAACTGGAACTGGACAACCGATCTTCGGACGAGGAAGCCATCGTGTTCTTCGGGGTGGCACCGGGCGACACCGGCGCCGCCGAGCTGGACCACCCCAAATTGGTGGGCGCGACCTGCCAAGGGAGATTCGGCCTCGCCACGGAGCGCGACCACATGGCCCGTCCCTACGCGGGCTTTTCCGGGCCATCGTGCTTCGATTCCCAATTGGGCCTGCACACCCCCCATTGGCTGGGAGGAACCTGGGGGGTCAGCTGGACCGTTCCTGCCCGCCAGCAGGCGACCCTGCGCGTGGCGGTGGGCTGGTACCACGCAGGCCAGGCGACTTCGGGCCTTTCCACCACCTACGCCTACACCCGGCTCTGGCCGGACATCGAATCGGTCCTCGCCGAAGCCATCTCGCAGCAGGATGCCGCCTGGAGGACGGCGCGGGAACGCGACCAGGAATTATCAAATCTTTCCCCGGCACGGAAGTTCCTCCTGGCCCACGCCACCCGCGGGTATTTCGGGAACTCCCAGCTGTTGGCGGACTGTGCGGGTGATCCGGTCTACGTGGTCAACGAAGGCGAATACTGCATGATCAACACCCTGGATCTTTCCGTGGACCAGGGTTTCTTCGAGGCGCGGTTCTTCCCTTGGGCCATCCGCGAGATCCTGGATCTGGCCGCCCACCGCCATTCCTTCCTGGACCACCTCAAGACCTCCGACGACACGACCCTCCACGAAGGGGGGATCTCGTTTGCTCACGACATGGGTGTGCGAAACCAGTTCTCCGCTCCCGGAACCTCCAGCTACGAATACCCGAACCTCGAAGGCTGTTTCTCGCACATGACTTTCGAGCAGGCCTGCAACTTCGCGCTGTGCGCTGCGCAGTACCTGACCGCCTCCAACGACCTTTCCTGGGTCCGGGGCAACACCGAGCTCCTGGAGCGGCTTCTGGAAAGCCTCCAGCGGCGCGAACACCCGCTTGCATCGCACCGTCGCGGCACCCCCATGACGGATTCCGTTCGATGCGGGACCGGCACCGAGATCACCACCTACGACAGCCTGGACCCTGCCTTGGCCCAGACCCGCCAGAACCTCTACACCACCGTGAAGCTCTGGGCCGCGTATCTGGCCCTGGAGAAGATCCTGGCCACCGTCGCAAGTCCCTTGGCCCCCATCGCGCGTGCGGCGGCCCTGCGATCGGCCCGCGCCGTGAAGGAGTGGCCGGAGGTGGATGGCCTCCTTCCGGCCATCGCCGATGGCCGCAATGGCTCGGCCATTTTGCCCGCCGTGGAAGGACTGATCTATCCGCTTTGGTGGAAAGACCTCGAATCCGTGTCCCGCACCGGGCCCTTCGGGAAGATGATCCAGCGTCTGGAAAAGCATCTGGAAGAGTCCCTGCAACGAGGGCTCTGCCGCTTCCCGGACGGCAGCTGGCGGCTGAGCTCCACCTCTGAAAACTCTTGGCTCTCCAAGGTGTTCCTGGCCCAAACCGTGGCCGAGCGCGTGTTCGGAAGCACCAAGGACCTGCGCGCCGACGCCGCCCATGTGCGTTGGCTCGCGCCCGGCTCCGCCAGCACCGGCTTCACCGACCAGATCATCGCGGGCAAGGGAATCGGATCGCGGTACTACCCGCGCGGGGTCACGGCGATCCTGTTCTTGAACTAG
- a CDS encoding tetraacyldisaccharide 4'-kinase, whose amino-acid sequence MYDHSPISMAGRLVVWSWRRISGAHRALRSLRRPQLSPPLLVVGSARSGGTCKTDLVSWIAGEYTHLAVLCHGTGDEDRWLAARHPGRVFVHRDWLKAWRMAQVAGFCAAVCDGGLQDPALDGCPALRLDVEPAPASWRDVHPWGPWREPPGQSRQATAVSVERDLRPRLGLEGEVPSAGLRAACAVARPDVFFADLEALGVRLLERVAFRDHAGFSRDVLERMAREPSAWVVTEKDAARGGLPPGVRVAHRKLDPMPEVRGTIKTLIERISPSKTGSR is encoded by the coding sequence ATGTACGACCATTCTCCCATTTCCATGGCCGGAAGGCTTGTGGTTTGGTCGTGGCGCCGCATTTCAGGCGCCCATCGGGCGTTGCGCTCCCTCCGGCGACCACAGCTTTCGCCTCCGCTTCTGGTGGTGGGCTCGGCGCGGTCTGGAGGGACGTGCAAGACGGATCTGGTGAGCTGGATCGCAGGGGAGTACACGCATCTGGCCGTCCTCTGCCACGGCACCGGCGATGAGGATCGATGGCTGGCCGCACGTCACCCCGGAAGAGTCTTCGTGCATCGCGATTGGCTGAAGGCCTGGCGAATGGCCCAGGTGGCAGGCTTTTGCGCGGCGGTCTGCGATGGCGGATTGCAGGACCCCGCCTTGGACGGGTGCCCCGCCTTGCGGTTGGATGTGGAGCCAGCTCCGGCTTCTTGGCGGGACGTTCACCCGTGGGGACCGTGGCGTGAACCTCCTGGACAATCTCGGCAGGCCACGGCCGTTTCCGTGGAGCGCGACCTGCGCCCCAGGTTGGGGCTGGAGGGAGAGGTTCCGAGCGCCGGGCTTCGAGCGGCTTGCGCGGTGGCTCGTCCGGACGTGTTCTTCGCAGACCTCGAGGCACTCGGGGTGAGGCTTTTGGAACGCGTCGCTTTCCGCGATCACGCGGGATTTTCCCGCGATGTGTTGGAGCGGATGGCGCGGGAGCCTTCCGCCTGGGTGGTCACGGAGAAAGATGCCGCACGCGGCGGCTTGCCGCCAGGTGTGCGGGTGGCGCACAGGAAATTGGATCCCATGCCGGAGGTGCGTGGGACCATCAAAACGCTGATCGAGCGGATCAGTCCATCAAAAACAGGATCGCGGTGA